One Canis lupus familiaris isolate Mischka breed German Shepherd chromosome 20, alternate assembly UU_Cfam_GSD_1.0, whole genome shotgun sequence genomic region harbors:
- the CXCR6 gene encoding C-X-C chemokine receptor type 6 — protein sequence MADDDYIDSEFFNTSSDSSEGHKHFLEFHKFFLPCVYVVVFICGLLGNSLVLVIYLFYQKLKSLTDVFLMNLPLADLVFVCTLPFWAYASIHEWVFGKVMCKTLLGIYTLNFYTSMLILTCITMDRFIAVVQATKAYNQQAKRMAWGKAICLLIWVISLLVSLPQIIYGKVCYLDKLICGYHDEDISTVVLATQMTLGFFLPLLAMIVCYSVIIKTLLHARGFQKHKSLKIIFLVVAVFLLTQTPFNLVKLIRSTRWEHYTMTSFHYAIIITEAIAYLRACLNPVLYAFVGLKFRRNFWKLMKDIGCLPYLGVLGQWKSSEDASKTYSASHNVEATNMFQL from the coding sequence ATGGCTGACGATGACTACATCGATTCCGAGTTCTTCAACACGTCCAGTGACAGCAGCGAGGGGCACAAACACTTCCTGGAGTTCCACAAGTTCTTTCTGCCCTGCGTGTACGTGGTGGTGTTCATCTGTGGCCTGCTGGGGAACTCCCTGGTGCTTGTCATATATCTCTTCTACCAGAAGCTGAAGAGCCTGACAGATGTGTTCCTGATGAACCTGCCCCTAGCTGACCTGGTGTTTGTCTGTACTTTGCCCTTTTGGGCCTATGCCAGCATTCACGAGTGGGTCTTTGGCAAGGTCATGTGTAAAACCCTACTGGGCATCTACACTTTGAACTTCTACACGTCCATGCTCATTCTCACCTGCATCACCATGGACCGCTTCATTGCCGTGGTTCAGGCCACCAAGGCCTACAACCAGCAGGCCAAGCGCATGGCCTGGGGCAAGGCCATCTGCTTGCTCATCTGGGTGATCTCCCTGCTGGTTTCCCTGCCACAGATCATCTATGGCAAAGTCTGTTATCTCGACAAGCTCATCTGTGGTTATCACGACGAGGACATATCCACTGTAGTTCTTGCCACCCAGATGACACTGGGGTTCTTTCTGCCACTGCTGGCCATGATTGTATGCTACTCAGTCATAATCAAGACCCTGCTACATGCCCGAGGCTTCCAGAAGCACAAGTCTCTAAAGATCATCTTCCTGGTGGTGGCTGTGTTCCTGCTGACACAGACACCCTTCAACCTTGTGAAGCTCATCCGTAGCACAAGATGGGAGCACTACACCATGACCAGCTTCCACTATGCCATCATAATCACAGAGGCCATCGCCTACCTGCGGGCCTGCCTCAATCCTGTGCTCTATGCCTTCGTTGGCTTGAAGTTTCGGAGGAATTTCTGGAAACTTATGAAGGATATTGGCTGCCTCCCTTACCTGGGGGTCTTGGGTCAATGGAAGTCTTCTGAGGATGCTTCTAAGACCTATTCTGCCTCTCACAACGTGGAGGCCACCAACATGTTCCAGCTGTAG